Proteins from a genomic interval of Spirochaetota bacterium:
- the fliH gene encoding flagellar assembly protein FliH, with protein MSKLVFKPNEVQYNQITKQIELPEMYQKNVLTDEEYKEFEVDEDGNPLDVYQGPSVEEMEAELEQYRRETEEEVRRMIEEAKEEAKSIEERGKVAAFNELQNAKEQIKGEKEKLKIESDQEIERGKYEAEKMIKEAELKVSEIEHEAYKKGYEAGREEGYNEGQAEVMRLIDRLGTIVATAVDIRDEIIRSSEKLMTEMILMIARKVIKDEIVERREVVINNIKESIMRIKDRDRIDIRVNFADLDMTTAHKDELIKMMESLKKVNIYEDSRVDRGGCIIETDVGAIDARISTQLDAIEESIRSVGSA; from the coding sequence TTGTCTAAACTTGTTTTTAAACCAAATGAAGTTCAATATAATCAGATAACAAAGCAGATTGAACTTCCTGAAATGTATCAAAAAAATGTGCTCACTGATGAGGAGTATAAGGAATTTGAGGTAGATGAAGACGGCAATCCCCTTGATGTATATCAAGGCCCCTCAGTGGAAGAGATGGAGGCAGAGCTTGAGCAATACAGGAGGGAAACTGAAGAAGAAGTTCGAAGGATGATTGAGGAGGCCAAGGAAGAGGCAAAGAGTATAGAGGAAAGGGGCAAGGTTGCCGCCTTTAATGAGCTTCAAAATGCGAAGGAGCAGATAAAGGGAGAGAAGGAAAAATTAAAGATTGAATCCGATCAGGAAATTGAGCGTGGGAAATATGAAGCGGAGAAGATGATCAAGGAAGCGGAACTTAAGGTTTCCGAAATCGAGCATGAGGCATATAAGAAGGGCTATGAGGCAGGACGCGAAGAGGGATATAATGAGGGCCAGGCTGAGGTGATGAGGTTAATAGACAGATTAGGCACAATTGTCGCTACTGCTGTTGATATACGAGACGAAATTATCCGATCATCAGAAAAACTAATGACAGAAATGATTCTTATGATAGCAAGAAAGGTAATTAAAGATGAGATCGTTGAGAGGAGGGAGGTTGTAATCAACAATATTAAAGAATCGATAATGAGGATAAAGGATAGGGACAGAATTGATATAAGGGTCAACTTCGCTGATCTTGATATGACCACTGCACATAAGGATGAATTGATTAAGATGATGGAATCCCTGAAGAAGGTAAACATATACGAGGATTCCAGAGTAGATAGAGGAGGCTGCATTATAGAAACGGATGTAGGGGCAATCGATGCCAGAATATCTACTCAACTTGATGCAATAGAAGAATCTATACGCAGTGTAGGTTCAGCATAG
- the fliG gene encoding flagellar motor switch protein FliG: MLQSKKSQLSGRQKAAVFLVSLGSDVSSEIFKHLREDEIEQLTFEIARLDKIEPDDKDRVLMEFQEMMMAQEFIASGGIDYAREVLERALGTQKAIDIVNRLTSSLQVRPFDFIRRTDPSHLLNFIQGEHPQTIALILAYLDPNKAALILSGLNHQIQADVARRIATMDRTSPDVLREVERVLERKLSTLASEDYTSAGGIEAIVEVLNQVDRGTEKIIIEALEEEDPELAEEIKKRMFIFEDIVLLDDRSIQKVLREVDTQDLAKALKGVDTEVQEKIYRNMSKRAATLLREDMDFMGPIRIRDVEEAQQKIVNIIRKLEEAGEIIVARAGEEELVV, translated from the coding sequence ATGCTTCAATCCAAGAAGTCACAACTTTCCGGAAGGCAAAAAGCAGCCGTCTTTCTTGTGTCTCTTGGTTCAGATGTCTCCTCTGAGATATTCAAACATCTCAGGGAGGATGAGATTGAACAGCTTACTTTTGAGATAGCCAGACTGGATAAGATAGAGCCTGATGACAAAGACAGGGTTTTGATGGAATTTCAAGAGATGATGATGGCTCAGGAATTTATCGCATCTGGCGGTATTGATTATGCACGAGAGGTTCTGGAAAGAGCCCTTGGAACACAAAAAGCAATAGATATTGTCAACAGATTAACCTCTTCACTCCAGGTAAGACCCTTTGATTTTATCCGAAGGACTGACCCAAGCCATCTATTGAACTTTATCCAGGGAGAGCATCCACAGACAATAGCATTGATCCTTGCTTATCTCGATCCAAATAAGGCGGCTCTGATCCTTTCCGGCCTAAATCACCAGATTCAGGCAGATGTCGCAAGACGAATTGCTACAATGGACAGGACATCACCTGACGTACTTAGAGAGGTGGAGAGGGTTCTTGAAAGGAAGCTCTCAACCCTTGCGAGCGAAGATTATACCTCTGCCGGCGGTATTGAGGCGATTGTTGAGGTACTCAACCAGGTGGATAGGGGTACCGAAAAGATAATTATAGAGGCGCTGGAAGAAGAGGATCCAGAACTTGCAGAAGAGATTAAAAAAAGGATGTTTATTTTTGAGGATATTGTGCTCTTGGATGACAGGTCAATCCAAAAGGTTCTAAGAGAGGTCGATACTCAAGATTTAGCAAAAGCCCTTAAGGGTGTTGATACAGAAGTTCAGGAAAAGATATATAGAAATATGTCAAAGAGAGCCGCAACATTGCTGAGGGAGGACATGGATTTTATGGGTCCTATACGAATCAGGGATGTGGAAGAGGCCCAGCAGAAGATAGTAAATATAATAAGAAAACTTGAAGAAGCCGGAGAAATCATAGTAGCACGAGCTGGCGAGGAGGAGTTGGTTGTCTAA
- the fliF gene encoding flagellar basal-body MS-ring/collar protein FliF yields MVEFFKKLFNQIKDIYSKLDNTKKIIFGVVIGVVVISLVVLLSISSGKADIVLFADLSSEEFGQVTKKLEESGYHYSTSGTTTIFVKPEQREIIMTHLAQEDMIPKGIPGWKLFDISKWTETDKELNVKYMRALRDEIKRHIESLKNIEKADIEIAITEDELFTEKDSQYTAAVSVYLASGYDKLSNKEIKGIMYLVSRAVGRKLKPENVTVTDEHGKIISDFDDEFDQAKAEYTLLEYRRKIEEKGRVQLLRDIRKGLERIYSPDRIQIVRLNMDFNWDSISEENEEYTPIEMEPDNPTTPYSERKVKDSFIISEKSTKEHFQGHGWNPEGPAGTEGNKPPGYKASDDQYAKYDKDENVRNYSVNKTMRKIKRDPYDIAAISVAIAIDGYQELPRKADGNYDYNPTKKIIQKPLTKQELKQGENIVKKAINYNEARGDQVAVENIMFDRSKQWNRLREEFIKKERLRKMLIAALLGVLALFVGVVMFRAINKELARRRRIKEEQIALEQQRMREAALRAAEEEGVEVELSLEEKARLELQENAVNLARERPDDVARLLKTWLAEE; encoded by the coding sequence ATGGTTGAGTTTTTTAAAAAATTGTTTAACCAGATAAAAGATATTTACAGCAAGCTCGACAATACAAAGAAAATAATTTTTGGCGTTGTTATTGGAGTGGTGGTAATATCCCTTGTTGTGCTCTTATCTATATCGAGCGGCAAGGCAGATATTGTCCTCTTTGCTGATCTCTCTTCAGAGGAGTTTGGTCAGGTTACAAAGAAGTTAGAGGAGAGCGGATATCACTATTCCACCTCTGGTACTACTACAATTTTTGTTAAACCAGAACAGAGAGAGATAATAATGACTCATCTTGCTCAGGAGGATATGATCCCTAAAGGTATTCCAGGATGGAAGTTATTTGATATATCAAAATGGACAGAAACAGATAAAGAACTGAATGTAAAGTATATGAGAGCCCTGAGGGATGAGATTAAGAGGCATATCGAATCATTAAAAAATATAGAAAAGGCAGATATTGAGATCGCCATTACAGAGGATGAACTCTTCACAGAGAAGGATAGTCAATATACTGCCGCTGTTTCCGTCTATTTAGCCAGTGGATATGATAAACTGAGCAACAAAGAGATAAAGGGCATAATGTATCTGGTATCTAGGGCTGTTGGCAGGAAACTAAAACCTGAAAATGTCACTGTAACTGATGAGCACGGTAAAATAATATCTGATTTTGATGATGAATTCGATCAGGCAAAGGCCGAATACACCCTTCTTGAATATAGAAGAAAAATTGAAGAAAAGGGCAGGGTTCAATTATTACGAGACATCAGGAAGGGATTGGAAAGGATATACTCACCTGACAGAATCCAGATAGTTAGACTCAATATGGATTTTAACTGGGACAGCATATCAGAAGAAAATGAAGAATATACTCCAATTGAGATGGAGCCAGATAATCCCACAACACCCTATTCGGAAAGGAAGGTAAAGGATTCCTTTATAATTTCTGAAAAGAGCACAAAAGAACATTTTCAGGGTCATGGATGGAATCCTGAGGGCCCTGCAGGCACAGAGGGCAATAAACCACCAGGATATAAGGCCAGCGATGACCAATACGCGAAATACGATAAGGATGAAAATGTTAGAAACTATTCTGTGAACAAAACGATGAGGAAGATTAAAAGAGATCCCTACGATATAGCCGCCATCTCTGTTGCAATAGCGATTGATGGATATCAGGAACTTCCAAGAAAAGCAGACGGCAATTATGATTATAATCCCACAAAAAAAATTATTCAGAAACCTCTAACCAAACAGGAATTAAAGCAGGGAGAAAATATTGTTAAAAAGGCCATCAATTACAATGAGGCAAGGGGAGATCAAGTCGCAGTTGAGAATATTATGTTCGATAGGTCAAAACAATGGAATAGACTGAGAGAAGAATTCATTAAAAAGGAACGGTTGAGAAAGATGCTAATAGCCGCGCTACTGGGAGTGTTAGCGCTCTTCGTTGGCGTAGTTATGTTTCGAGCAATAAATAAAGAGTTAGCAAGAAGAAGGAGAATAAAAGAAGAACAGATTGCTCTAGAGCAGCAGAGGATGAGGGAAGCAGCTCTTCGGGCCGCTGAGGAAGAGGGCGTTGAGGTTGAACTCTCCCTCGAGGAAAAAGCCAGATTGGAACTCCAGGAAAATGCTGTTAATCTAGCACGCGAGAGGCCTGATGATGTGGCTCGACTCTTAAAGACATGGCTTGCTGAAGAATAG
- the fliE gene encoding flagellar hook-basal body complex protein FliE, which yields MMLYSTNQAFGHIVKLKTTDPRHLTGVKERQLDDDVSTSFAEALKKSLSKVNDTQIKADELAQRMIHKPESVDIHTVMIAAQKAEISLLFTKTVRDEAIKAYRELINLR from the coding sequence ATGATGTTGTATTCTACTAATCAAGCCTTTGGCCACATTGTAAAATTAAAGACCACCGACCCTCGTCATCTAACCGGGGTTAAGGAAAGACAACTGGACGATGATGTATCAACATCATTTGCTGAAGCCTTGAAAAAATCTCTTTCTAAAGTTAACGATACCCAGATCAAAGCTGATGAATTAGCCCAAAGGATGATCCATAAACCTGAATCAGTCGATATACATACTGTGATGATTGCGGCACAGAAAGCGGAAATTTCACTATTATTTACTAAAACCGTAAGGGATGAAGCGATCAAGGCATATAGAGAACTTATCAATCTGCGATAA
- the flgC gene encoding flagellar basal body rod protein FlgC — MGMFDTFNIASTGLTAQRLRMDLISNNIANATTTRTPEGGPFRRKRAIFAPVNIRPFYKSPLVPKRIDHGPGKGVRVIKIEDDKSPLRLVYDPSHPDAIKIGPKKGYVEMPNVNVVMEMTDLISASRSYEANVMMINNSKSMFAKALEIGRAGA, encoded by the coding sequence ATGGGAATGTTTGACACATTTAACATAGCCTCAACTGGCCTAACTGCCCAAAGGCTAAGAATGGACCTAATAAGCAATAATATAGCTAATGCCACTACAACCCGAACGCCTGAGGGGGGGCCATTCAGGAGGAAGAGGGCGATCTTTGCTCCAGTGAATATTAGACCCTTCTACAAATCGCCGCTAGTCCCCAAACGAATTGATCATGGACCAGGCAAAGGTGTTAGGGTTATCAAGATTGAGGATGACAAATCACCGCTAAGGCTTGTATATGATCCCTCCCACCCTGACGCAATAAAGATTGGCCCTAAGAAGGGTTATGTAGAGATGCCTAATGTTAATGTTGTTATGGAAATGACAGATCTCATCTCCGCATCAAGATCTTATGAGGCAAATGTAATGATGATAAATAACTCAAAATCAATGTTTGCCAAGGCCCTCGAGATAGGAAGGGCTGGGGCATAA
- the flgB gene encoding flagellar basal body rod protein FlgB, which translates to MQTNYLLEKSLDVESLRRKVISNNIANVDVPHFKRSEVNFESELNRAIMDRMNPTNKLPAKLTNEKHIPFYIPKEIRSVKPRINLDYNTTYRNDGNNVDIEKEIVDASKNLMRYNAMITRLNGNFRTLKLVIRTA; encoded by the coding sequence ATGCAAACCAATTATCTTTTAGAAAAGTCCTTGGATGTCGAGTCTCTAAGGAGGAAGGTGATCTCTAATAATATAGCCAATGTTGATGTCCCTCATTTCAAGAGGAGTGAGGTGAATTTCGAGAGCGAGTTAAACCGTGCAATTATGGATAGGATGAATCCAACAAATAAGCTACCAGCTAAGCTCACTAATGAGAAGCATATACCCTTTTATATTCCCAAAGAGATAAGAAGCGTTAAGCCAAGAATCAACCTTGATTATAACACCACCTATCGGAATGACGGGAATAACGTTGATATTGAAAAAGAGATAGTGGATGCAAGCAAGAATCTCATGAGATACAATGCCATGATAACGAGATTGAATGGCAATTTTAGAACATTAAAACTTGTAATAAGAACAGCATAG
- a CDS encoding enoyl-CoA hydratase-related protein, translating into MVEEIIRKDDGYVAILTINRPDRRNALNADALFGIGDMLTDLKKDDNIRALVIQGAGEKVFSSGVDLSAAGQSVERTMEGLEYCLNSLIDYPYPIIAMIQGAAIGAGLDISVISDFRIASEKAKFGATLVKLGRIYYYTAIKRLMDLVGLMAAKEILLTGRLIEAKRAMELGLINQIVPHDELSNTTYSFARELAEENAPISMRATKMTIHKLLEHRKLDDQLESELKALAEEANSSEDGVEGVMAMLEKRKPNFKGK; encoded by the coding sequence ATGGTAGAAGAAATAATAAGGAAGGATGATGGTTATGTTGCTATTCTTACTATTAACAGGCCAGATAGGAGGAATGCCCTAAATGCTGATGCGCTGTTTGGCATTGGAGATATGCTTACTGATCTTAAGAAGGATGACAATATTAGGGCGCTGGTAATACAGGGGGCTGGAGAGAAGGTTTTTTCATCAGGTGTTGATCTTTCTGCTGCAGGTCAATCGGTTGAGAGAACCATGGAGGGTTTGGAATACTGCCTAAATAGTCTGATCGATTATCCTTATCCGATAATAGCTATGATCCAGGGGGCGGCGATAGGGGCTGGACTCGATATATCGGTAATCTCTGACTTTCGAATAGCCTCTGAAAAGGCAAAATTTGGGGCTACATTGGTAAAGCTTGGGAGAATATATTATTATACTGCTATTAAGAGACTAATGGACCTTGTTGGATTGATGGCCGCAAAGGAGATTCTATTAACAGGAAGGCTCATAGAGGCGAAGCGGGCGATGGAACTGGGACTCATAAATCAGATAGTCCCTCATGATGAATTATCCAATACAACCTATTCTTTTGCCAGGGAGTTGGCTGAGGAGAATGCCCCTATATCCATGCGAGCGACAAAAATGACGATTCATAAGCTATTGGAGCATAGGAAGCTTGATGATCAACTGGAGTCTGAGTTGAAGGCGTTAGCCGAAGAGGCAAATTCTAGTGAGGATGGGGTTGAGGGAGTGATGGCTATGCTGGAGAAACGAAAACCCAACTTCAAGGGGAAATGA
- a CDS encoding acyl-CoA carboxylase subunit beta, translating to MEQRLKDLEEARAKILRGGGEEKIAKQHNKGKLTARERIDLLLDPGSFHEISKLIGHLSGTPGDGIISGHGKIDGRKVFVYAQDATVKGGSIGFQHGIKLYKTVEMALEMRVPIIGLNDSPGARTPKMQEVMAISEMGKGSGDSKDSTGFEGMGMFALLSDKHGGSVFAPNTFASGVIPQISAIMGTCAGIAVYSPALTDFIYMIDKTSQMFITGPGIVKLTLGEDVTPEELGGAKIHSKLTGVSDFRCKDEKECLSEIRRLISFLPLNCDEEPPVVKTGDDPERTCDELMDFVPTDTSKPYDVIRVIKCLVDNGDFLEVKKEFAGEIAVGFGRMDGYTVGFVANQPKVRAGSLTVDSSDKQARFIRFCDCFNIPIVLLVDTPAYMPGSAQEHAGIIRHGAKVLYALCEATVPRIGLVLRKAYGGGNLGMGVIPGMQTDMILNWPTMETGVLGPEQSIMLFSGGKNYSKEEMAEMVKMYRDTFANPIRDANANTNLHDVITPSETRKYLIRSLEIFRGKKRIRYPDRKHGNIPL from the coding sequence ATGGAACAGCGTTTAAAAGATTTGGAAGAGGCGAGAGCAAAAATATTAAGGGGTGGTGGTGAAGAGAAGATTGCCAAGCAACATAACAAAGGGAAATTGACAGCGCGTGAGAGGATTGATCTATTGCTAGATCCGGGCAGTTTTCATGAAATAAGCAAACTTATCGGTCATCTATCAGGAACCCCGGGTGATGGCATTATTTCGGGTCATGGGAAAATAGATGGCAGAAAGGTTTTTGTCTATGCCCAGGATGCCACGGTTAAGGGTGGCTCAATTGGATTTCAGCATGGGATAAAGCTATATAAAACAGTGGAGATGGCCTTGGAGATGAGAGTGCCGATTATCGGTTTAAACGATTCACCTGGAGCCAGGACACCGAAGATGCAGGAGGTAATGGCAATATCTGAAATGGGTAAGGGATCGGGTGATTCTAAGGATTCCACCGGTTTTGAGGGTATGGGTATGTTTGCCCTTCTTAGCGATAAACATGGGGGCTCGGTTTTTGCTCCAAATACCTTTGCATCAGGGGTAATACCGCAGATTTCAGCAATAATGGGTACATGTGCTGGCATTGCCGTTTATTCTCCAGCCTTGACGGATTTTATTTATATGATCGATAAGACAAGCCAGATGTTTATAACCGGTCCTGGCATTGTTAAATTGACACTTGGCGAGGATGTAACCCCTGAAGAACTCGGAGGAGCGAAGATTCATTCTAAACTCACGGGGGTGAGTGATTTTAGGTGTAAGGATGAGAAGGAATGCCTATCTGAGATAAGACGGCTAATTAGTTTTCTACCCTTGAACTGTGATGAAGAACCTCCTGTTGTAAAAACAGGCGATGATCCTGAAAGAACCTGCGATGAACTTATGGATTTTGTACCAACTGATACAAGTAAGCCCTATGACGTGATTCGGGTGATTAAGTGTTTGGTGGATAATGGTGATTTTCTTGAGGTTAAGAAGGAGTTCGCAGGGGAGATCGCAGTTGGATTTGGACGCATGGATGGTTATACTGTTGGTTTTGTGGCAAATCAACCCAAGGTTAGGGCTGGATCATTAACTGTTGACAGCTCTGATAAACAGGCGAGGTTTATCCGTTTTTGTGATTGTTTTAATATACCAATAGTCCTCCTCGTGGACACCCCGGCTTATATGCCTGGTTCAGCGCAGGAGCATGCGGGAATTATACGACATGGGGCTAAGGTGCTTTATGCCCTTTGTGAGGCAACGGTTCCACGTATAGGTTTGGTATTAAGAAAGGCCTATGGTGGGGGAAATCTGGGCATGGGTGTAATTCCCGGGATGCAAACTGATATGATCCTTAATTGGCCGACCATGGAAACCGGCGTTTTGGGCCCGGAGCAATCAATTATGCTCTTTTCTGGCGGAAAGAATTATTCAAAAGAAGAGATGGCTGAGATGGTAAAGATGTATAGAGATACTTTTGCCAATCCCATTAGGGACGCTAATGCTAATACCAATCTGCATGATGTTATTACCCCTTCAGAGACCCGTAAATATCTTATCAGATCCTTGGAGATATTTAGGGGCAAGAAGAGGATTCGTTATCCGGACAGAAAGCATGGCAATATACCTTTATAA
- a CDS encoding enoyl-CoA hydratase-related protein translates to MGNDQILREERDFIGIITINNPEKRNAVNNEMLKVINDTLLDMDKNGTRVIIIKGAGDKTFCAGYDVTTFQSEGIQSKDKDFEITDEYVKNFERSNYLQIMVRTIDEISVPVIAMINGHCIGAGIDIACGCDLRYAAAGVKLGLPPLNLGIVYHPDGFRRVINVAGVARAKELLYLGENIKSDEAYELGLVNRVLPKEQLEEYTMNAARTITEKSPLAVRGTKRVLSFVFEHQELSDDRKREAMKLTMKAFQSEDSLEAVSAFLEKRKPNFKGK, encoded by the coding sequence ATGGGGAATGATCAGATATTGAGAGAGGAGAGGGATTTTATCGGCATAATAACTATTAACAATCCTGAGAAGAGAAACGCTGTAAACAATGAAATGTTGAAGGTGATAAACGATACGCTTCTGGATATGGATAAGAATGGTACGAGGGTTATTATTATTAAGGGGGCTGGGGATAAGACCTTTTGTGCTGGATATGATGTTACAACATTTCAATCAGAGGGCATCCAATCAAAGGATAAAGATTTTGAAATTACTGATGAATATGTAAAGAATTTTGAGAGATCAAATTATCTGCAGATTATGGTTAGAACTATCGATGAGATTAGTGTTCCGGTTATTGCCATGATAAATGGTCACTGTATTGGAGCTGGGATAGACATTGCATGCGGGTGTGATTTGCGTTATGCCGCGGCTGGGGTGAAGCTGGGATTGCCTCCTCTCAATTTGGGTATTGTTTATCATCCGGATGGATTCAGGAGAGTAATCAATGTGGCAGGCGTTGCCAGGGCAAAGGAGCTTCTCTATTTAGGGGAAAACATTAAATCAGATGAGGCTTATGAATTAGGTCTTGTAAACAGGGTGCTTCCGAAAGAGCAATTGGAGGAGTACACCATGAATGCTGCCAGGACTATAACGGAGAAATCGCCCCTTGCTGTTCGTGGTACTAAAAGGGTTCTGAGCTTTGTATTCGAGCATCAAGAGTTGAGCGATGATAGGAAGAGAGAGGCGATGAAGCTGACAATGAAGGCCTTCCAGAGCGAGGATTCCCTTGAAGCAGTAAGTGCCTTTTTAGAAAAGAGAAAGCCGAACTTTAAGGGCAAATAG
- a CDS encoding pyruvate carboxylase, with protein MKNETKSTTLRIQDNTFRDGHQSNLATRMRTEDMLPIAEQMDGVGFWAMEVWGGATFDTMHRFL; from the coding sequence ATGAAGAATGAAACTAAATCAACCACTTTAAGAATACAGGATAACACATTCAGGGATGGTCATCAGTCAAATCTGGCGACCAGAATGCGAACTGAGGATATGCTGCCAATAGCTGAACAGATGGATGGGGTAGGATTCTGGGCCATGGAGGTATGGGGCGGTGCAACATTCGACACAATGCACAGGTTCTTA